Below is a window of Trichosurus vulpecula isolate mTriVul1 chromosome 4, mTriVul1.pri, whole genome shotgun sequence DNA.
TCACAATTCCGAAACCAAGAAAAAACGCGTAAAGCTACCTTCAGGCTCTAAGTGATCTCGTCAGCAAACAGAGCTGTGGTTGGTGTTGTTGCTGGAGGAGGTCGTATTGATAAACCCATCCTTAAGGCAGGTCCTGCCTACCACAAATACAAGGCCAAAAGAAACTGCTGGCCTCGTGCCTGGGGTGTGGCCATGAATCCTATGGAACATCCCTTTGGAGGAGGTAATCACCAGCATATTGGAAAACCATCCACCATTCGAAGAGACGCCCCAGCTGGACGAAAGGTCAGTCTTATTGCTGCCCAGTGTACTGGTCGACTCCGGGGTACCAAGACTATGCAGGAGAAGGAGAACTAAAGTACAGaatcctgaaaataaaattattttggaaattgtaaaaaaaaatgaatacaaggcaATGGAATATCAATTGATAGTTTTGATATTGCCAAGAAGAGCAAAGGAGTCAGGAACCTTGCAGTTTTTACACTGATGATTCAAGGAACCTGATGATACATTAGACTTTTCCTAGAATCTGAATTATCTTAACATAGTCTAGTGAGGTTATCACAACACTTTGTTTGTTATAGGCAACTGGACCCAAAACAGTTTCAAGGGATATGCAAAGTAACTCTTTGCTATACTGTAGGCTTTACTTTCTGGATTTCAAGCtgatgaaaaaatagagaaaggaaaaggggagccAGTCTTCTATCTTTCTCCCTTCTAATTTAGCATAACAAGATTTAGAGATGGtgaaaaccttagagatcatctagcagccagaggtgaggaacctgtgaccttgataccacatgtggccttctaggtccttgggtgtgaccttttgactgagtccaaattttacagaataaatccttttattaaagggaattgttctgtgaaatttggattcagtcaaagggctgcacttgaagacctagagggccacatgtgaccttgaggctgcaggttccccacccatgattCTAGCCAATCCTtgaattttacacatgaggaaatcaaGGGCCAGAGGGGTGAATGAAAATGTCTAAGACTGTACAGATAAACAAGTAGCGGGGTCAGGGTTTAAAGCCAGATCCTCAGACTTCACATCTGGCCTTTTCACTATAGAACACTTGGAGACAGAAGCTACAGATTCTGTCCTCAGGGCAGTACCTGTTCCAGTTCAGCCACCTGCAAAATAGCTGTGACAATGAAGGGCAATGACTGAATTATGGCTAAGCTTTcttctcttgaaaaaaaattgtcaattcattaaaaaataattactgaGCACCTAATATGTGTGGAGCACTATAATAGTTACTTAATATAGAATTAAACCTAAGGCCTTTGATAAACCAGGAGATAAAATATTTTCCTGACGTTAAAGTGCctagatgaaggaaaaaatatggaaactCAGGATGTCTGGACATCATATAGGTGTGCAAATAATTCCTAATCAGTAACTTAAGTGCGCTCAAGGAGTTAATTAATTTCTCATGGGTCAATGCTTTGCAATCAAAGGGTATTTTGTTCATACTGGCTCTCTACAGATTGAAAAAATTGCAATCAGAACCCATTTTACAAATCCGTTTTCGTTTCTGGTGAATGTCATATGAGTGGTTTTATAGTAGCTGTTCTTATGAAGCCTTTATAAATGTCTATTCCAAAGCCTTGCCTTGGTGCAGAGGCATGgtcctgggttttcaaaggctatgccaatggaatgtaagctctagATGGTTCTACAAAGCAGAAAAGGCTTCAGATATGGACCTGGAAAAATACAGTCTGCTTCTGAGGACCAGCTAAGTATAGAAGGGCTCATTATGAGTAGGCTTACCACTCAATGATGAATCCTTTGCTATGAATTATTAGTTGCTATAGCAacacatgaaacaaagaaaaaatacaaaatggccctgAATCCTGTGCTAGTGGCAGAGTGTCAGAAAAGGGGGGGGGCACAGGGCATTAACAATCACTTTAGCCTgtctataaacattaatttagctGTTGGTGCTTTAAATGTGTGATTCTTATTCAGTAGCCAATGAGTACATATCCTCCTAGAGGAACTGAATCATATTAATGCTGACATTCTCATCACAAATTAAGCCAGAATATAAATGGAAGCTTCAGCAAAATAGAAAGATGACTGACTCACAAGGACCCCTTTAAAAGAATAATAAGGAAATTGGTGGAGATGGCTTCATCACGAACCCCAAAACAATGATAAACATTATTTTGTGGGACATTTCGTCATCTCATATTTTGGTGTTTTTGATAAATATTAAGAGACAGCCGTGTGGAGTATTGGATAGAGAggcagcctcagagccaggaagaatgGGTTCAAgacttgtctctgtctctttccaccATCTTGCAGCGCCACCACCATGATGTGAATGTCCTGGCAGATGCCCTCAAAAGCATTAACAATGCAGAAAAGCAAGGAAAACGCCAGGTTCTCATTAGGCCATGCTCTGAAGTAGTTGTCCGGTTCTTAACTGTGATGATGAAGGATGGTTACATTGGTGGATTTGAGATCACTGATGATCACAGAGCAGGAAAAATTGTTGTGAACCTGACAGGCAGATTAAACAAGTGTGATGTAATCAGCCCCAGATTTGAGGTTCAATCAAAAGATCTGGAAAAGTGGCAGAATAATCTGCTACCATCCCATCAGTTTGGGTTTACTGTGTTTACAACCTCAGCTGGCATCATGGACCATGAGGAATCAAGATGAAAACACACAGGAGGAAAAATCCTGGGATTCTTTTTCTAAGGGTAtgaaacatacatacaaataaatgctccaaaggaaaaaaagacttgtCTCTGACACCTAATGGCTATtcgaccctggctaagtcacttagcttctcaatGTTCTAGACAGTTCTCAAATACTATACAGTGTAGAGAAGGTACCAACAtgcattgttagagggagtttctttatcCAGGAATTCCTTgttacaatgaaatcacagattcagttcTTATCCCTATGATGATCATATGTAAAAAAACTCAGCATAATAGAGGCCACTTTGACTTATATTTCTGCAGAGGATGAGGAGGTAGAAGAATTTTATGAAGGACTTGATAAGATCCTCCAAAATAATCCAACATATTGGTGACAATGCAAAGAGGGCATAGGAGAATAtggtaaaaatatatttaaagacaCTGTTCATAAACAGAAACAAGAGGACAAAGCTACTTAAGTATAAGAAGCCTCCAGTCCATCTATAATGAGTACTTCTTCAAGAAGAAGCTGCACATAATAAACAccaaatcataaaaaaggaaattgattatGTTCTAATAAGGAATGACTGACATAGGAGACACGTTGGAATTAAAGAACTGATTCATGAGGAAAAAGATTAAATACAATATCAAATTCAAAGAAATAATCAAAAAGAAGGTTTGGCACACAATTGAGGGAACTCCAACATGACCTAAGTGAATAGGTTATGAAtgccaaaaatggaaaatggattagacATCAGCTGACTATTACCATTTTCTAgggaaatttaaatgaaatataacaATGGCCACATCTAGGAGATCAAAAGATTCTAGAAGCAACATCATCCAGGAAGCATTTGATCAAGACATATGGCAAAAAAGGAATATtcatttagaatataaactcatttgtaaaaatctttcaaaagaggaaggggaatcaTTATGGGCAGTATTATGTCAATGGgataaaacaacaagaaatagtagagggaaaaaaagtttataGAAAGCTTGGCAAAAGAAGCAAttagcccaggttcttttaaggaagaaaatggaagaataaatagcaaagaaaaatggaaaagatctgttgATCTGTCAAGGTTACTGTAGCAAAGCATGATCTCTTTTAGTGGCAGTGGAGCGATCGTATTTGGACTCTAATATTGCAATTGCCAGTGTGCTGTGTTTTAAGAAGCAtatatctaatttaaaaaaaaaaaagatgggaaaagcagtTGTGCTATATCAAGAGGAAGTCTGTGCTAGAGGTGACAATTCTCAAAGTGTCTGCAAGAGCAGATGTAACAAAATGCttagaaaaaaatcagatattATTATAACCAAAAATAGAAGGCTGAGAAAATATCAATGACTATTTACATATAAACTTACTTTGCCATCCCTTCAAAATCTGTATTCGTCAAGGAAATCTTTGgtgaaaatatgagaagagaacaGTTAGACTTTCACAAATTATATTCTGTAGTAGACCCAGACAACGTGGTACAGAGGCTAAAGCACTGGTCTTGGActtaagaagacctaggttcaacaATTGCTTCTGATGCATACTGGATATTTGATTACAAACACATTTTTTGAggtgtccataggtttcaccagacttccaaaggtgtccatggcacaaaaatgaTTAAATACCACTGTGGTAGAAGAAAGTCCTAGTTTAGTAGCTTTGTCCATAAATGTGTCTCTCATACATATGCCAGAattatacaagattccttgaaaaatgTAACAACAGAGGTACATTTTTTGATGATACTTTGTTTAATATCAAAAAGGGAATGATAGGAAGATGTATATTATACAAATGAGTTCTTCATTTTCACAGTAGATGTCTAACACAGAATCAAAATGAAAGAGGGAATCCCTTAGATGTCAAGATATTCCTCTTTACAGATGACACTGTGCTGATGACATCAAATTCTAGAACACTTCAAAGCCTCCTAAATGATATCCTTAATCACTCAAAAATGTTTGGCTTAGTTTTTCACCTAggaaaaaacaagtggatgaagaattccTATTATCCTATGATACAGAGCTGGATTGACAATCCATAGAGCTGGTCTATCAAGATATACATATTAGGCCAATCCTGCATACAGACAATGAATAGGGCCAAAATTaaataggaagaggaaaatgagctgTATTGCCCTCAGGAAACTGGGTAATACTTTTAATGAACCAAAGCTTCCCTTTGAAATAAAGGCCCATATGATATTTTTTTGGTGATGTTACATGGCTATAAATCATGAAATGTATCATTCACTGATGTATTATAAAGGttttataattataaatgaatggaaaatggaGATGTGTATGGTGGTCATGAATGGCTTAAACATTATTAACAATGTAGAGTTATATAGAAGTGATATAAAGGATTTTATCGGCCAGCCACTCATATAACAAGAGCAAAAGACAACCAATAGACAATCTGCATGTTCTGCTGATATCTAAGCAATGTCAAGAGTTCCAGAGGGAGGCCTTCAGCATATTGGATGGAATCCCTTTTGGAATGCTTATGGGAGATATGAACAGGAGCTATGAGAAAGTATGGCCACATTATAAGCTACATTGTTAGAGGTACTCCCATATTATTGAGACCTTGGGATCATCCAAGTATTGAAGAAATTCTGGGAAATATGTTTCCTTGCCAAGATTTGAGGAAACCAACTGcaaatatttcattaattttacAATAAAGCAACTTTTCTAACAGTTAAGGAACTCTCATTCATAGATTCACGAATGCTATCAAAACAGCAGTATTCATAGGGTGAGAGAATCAGGGCAATATaactggaaggggtcttagagatgATAAAGTACAACATATTAATTTcagacatgaggaaactgaggcccagggaaataaTTTGCCGGAAGTCCCATGGTATTACTAGTGGAGCTCTTAtgagaactcaggtttcctgactcatTCAGAAGACATTTGTGGTTATTTCAAATCTTAAATGTACctttaatctcttccttttaGCCGTTCCCTCAAATGATGCAGATTGCTACTCATGTTTACCTTTCCTGGGTAACTACTATTTATGTCCACCTCTAAGTTCATTATAAATCCGATAcctgtaaagcacatagcacagtgcctggcacaccataggtgttatgtaaatgcttattccctcccacttcccttccaaaGAACCTTAATTTTGCAGGATACTTGGTCACCTCATAGGTTAATGCTTATGATAAACATTTGAAAGAAGAGCACCAGGGGAATCTACCCAATGTGTTAGACCCTTTCCTCAATTTCTGCTGATATATCTTCTCCAATCCTCTTTGTATACAAATAGAAAGTTAAAGGACAGAAGAAATTTCCTGAACCATTTAATTTTCACTCCAGAATATACGAAGCAATAATATTAAAGAAATCACTTTGAACACATATCTTTAacattttctaaaaaagaaaaattttagcaatttttatgatttattaGTGTTGAAAACATGAGAGTCAATTTTATGATTAAGCAAATTGAATTACTTGAACATAATACTCATAATGATATtatatttgaattaaaaattaatgtgAATGAAATTGATGACATTTCCAATCAGCAGATTAATTAAAGAGGTTTGTTAATTATATATGTCAATACACTTGAATTATGTATCAACCAGTAGACTAGAACAACATCTACGTACTTTGCTTTAGAAGATTGATTAGGAAAGATTCCATTTATACCTTTCTTTATGGAAGTTAGAATTCTTGCATTCCCTTTGTATCAGAGAAGTAAATCCATATCTCTATGCATATCCAtatctacctatcatctctctctctctctctctctctctctctctctctctctctctctgtctatttaTGTAATGTATATAGCTATAGCTATCTCTGAGGCAGAATGATATGCTATAAAAAGTtcattttggagtcaggaagatgtgagttcaaatcctgcttctgaaatataatgtatatatgaacCTAGGCAAATTATTTGACCTTGCAGTACCCAGGCAATTCATTAAGAATTTAAATTTTGTCATGGTTGTGGATCTGCATTTCATAGAATTAATTTTTTCCACCGGGATTTCTCCATACTAGAGGTGTCAAACAGGGCTTACAATGCTCCCCAGTGCAGCCAGAAgcacattaaaatataattcctACCTGATTTTAATGTGCTGATGtatgaataagaaaaataaacctaTAAACACATGTGactttttaagtcaatatgcagccatacagggatccttatgtatggtggACCCTGTTTCAAAATGATTTTGATGCCCTGgtctacaccagtgaaatcataggtcctaaCCAAATACACACCCACATCAGATTCAGCTACAAAATCATCGCTGTGAGGATAatcattttattgaatttttattttcatgaagGTTCATCCTTTTTGGGTTCTGATGATTCAGAATGGTTATTTAGGCCATtttggtctctctcttttccacctTTAGCATTCTGTGGCATCGCTGGTAGAACTGAACTGACAAAAAGCACAGCTGTACTTCTTGGCACAATTCCTCCAAAGTCTGAAGTTAGCTGCTGATTCCTATTTCCCACTTGCATCCAGAACATTGGCTTAAATGAATTCTTCAGTTTTATTTAACCATCTGAAAGTCTCTTAGTTAATTGCTGCCTTACTCCTCTCTCGTTACTGTTTCAAAgggcattggatttttttttctctttacaattCCATGTCATTGATTCTGGAGGTAGAGTGGAAAAGCAGAGAAGGGAGTCTGTCATTCTGAATCAACAACACAGAGGTATGAATTTTCTTTTGGTCTCTGACCACTTATGGTGCCACAAAGCTCCCAATATACTAgtaattctctttttgttttgagtAAGCGTATGTAGGGCAGTAAATCCAGATGTCTGGAAAGCTAGCCCAAGAAAAATGCCACCATTTCTCTCCCACTTA
It encodes the following:
- the LOC118847156 gene encoding 40S ribosomal protein S15a-like, whose amino-acid sequence is MSKTVQINKDSRVEYWIERQPQSQEEWVQDLSLSLSTILQRHHHDVNVLADALKSINNAEKQGKRQVLIRPCSEVVVRFLTVMMKDGYIGGFEITDDHRAGKIVVNLTGRLNKCDVISPRFEVQSKDLEKWQNNLLPSHQFGFTVFTTSAGIMDHEESR